The following DNA comes from Vicugna pacos chromosome 13, VicPac4, whole genome shotgun sequence.
GTAAGTATAGAAACTGTCGTCTTTTGTACATAAGAGATTGAGTGGGGCACAGATGCTTAAGAAGATTTGGCAAGGGCACAAAGCAGTAAAACCAGAATTACTGCCCACTCCAAATCACAGTCAGACCCCAAAGCCTAAGGAAGCATGTAGTGAATGCACTGAAAATTAGGAGTTAGTCATTTTTGGCATTTAGGTAATTTACTTCTGAAAATCAGCCTTtaatgtgttgttgttgttgtttgttgtttttgtaaTTGTCCTTTTAATCTCCAGAATCAGTGGTATGACTGAATAATCTCTTAAATTTCCATTTAACTCCAGAATTCTTGGATTCTAGGaataatctataatgaagaaagatggaaaatgttaaaataatgaaAGCACAAAAAAATTTACTTGTTTAAGTATGGAGGGTCCAAATGGAAAGCTTGAatttttgttgtaaattaattctACTAGTCTCATAAGAATTTTATATAGTTAGAGGTTGATTTTAGGAATTGTTGTTCCTCTTAAATTAATCCTTTGTAGTGACCTAGAGAGTGTATATTTTCTACTGATTTTTGAAAACTGGTCAAATTTGTTAGTATTTTTACCAGAAGCTCTTTTCTGATATCTTTGTATTGGTTCTGAATTTTTGAGATGATGTTAACTGGTTCTTCTGAGTGAACTAAGGATCAACTATGATTTTCATTTGGATAGTTTTAGAACTATTCAGTGAATAGGAGAGTATAAATAAGTATCCTTTCTCTGTGCAGAAGTTCCTTGGAGTTGGAGGAGTGCTGCTCTACAAACTCGTAGTGTTTATAAAAGCTAACTGCAGAAGGTATTAACGGCCTAAACATTTTCCTTCATTAACAGTACTGTTTTCTCTGACCTGAAACACTTTCCTTATAACATCAGTGCCCAGCAGTGTATTTACGTTCCTGAGGAACAATTCAAGTGCTGAGTGCTTTAAAACTGAAGGGTAGAAAAACAGTTTCAGGTGTAATGAAGAAAActttcagagaagaaataagattTTAATTAGATCAAAGATATGAACAGGCTTTTAAGAAAGTGAAAGATGATTAAGGTAGGTTAGATTGACCAAAGCTCCAGAGAGTCAGGAAATACATAATTGTATACTTTTTTTATCAAGCATTTTTATACTTAATCCAAATATGCTTTGTGATAGGTGTTTgcatttacagaggaggaaaagggaaatcTAGGAACCCTAGGAAGTATAGTCAGTATGTGGGAACTGATATTTCCATATATATAGGAATTACATGATGCATATTGAATTCAAGTCATTGAATACTCTTATCCTTTCCAGTTTTCTAATTATAGTGAAGCTTGAGGCACTTGGTTTAATTCCACATCAAGATTTCTTTGGGAGAATTCCAGTTACCAaaaactttattttctgtttaatttatcatggaaaatttcaaacatactcaaaattgaaagaataatataatgaagTCTAATAAGCCCATCACCCATCTTTGGTGATTACCCCTTGTAGTAATTGCCATGGAAGTGTACAGAAATTGGGACTTATCTACTATTGACTTACTATGTAACCTTAGTTAAGTTACcccttcagatttttttcagttacaaaatggGTATCTATCTCACTAAGTACTCCCTACCTCACATAGTTATGATGATTCAGTGACAAAAGGAGTGTAAAACACTTATTATAATGTAGAGTTTGGCCTTTGCTGGCATTCAGCAATATTAGtttcattttcccttcatagaaaAGTGCAGTGAATATCTCCTAGTTATGGGGTACTTGTGACTTGAGACTGGTATTTCTTGATGTTTATTTGATCAAGTGCAGGCAATTACTTTCCTCACTCTAAAAGGTGAAAGTCTCCAAGAATGAACTAAGTTGTGGTTCTACAGCTGAGACTTTCTTAGACATACAAATTCCCAGGCTTCTCCCCACACCTCCCCATGTTTCCTTGGAAAAAGATTGTCCAGTAGAAATAAAATGCAagtcacatattttatttaacccaacatattcaaaatattacCATTTTAACGTGTTCAGTACAAAAATTTTTGAGATGCGTTGCATTCTTTGTATTTGTTCTAAGTTGTCAatatccagtgtgtattttacacttcagCTATATCTCAGTTTGGACTAGACATATCAAGTACTCTAACCAAATACGACTAGCGTTTACCCTATTAAGATAGCACAGCCTTAGCGCCCCATAAGGTGATCACATTCTCTGCCAACACAGAGCTTTTGAAGAGCCATGGGAAAGAGCTGCAGAGAAGACAGAATTAGGATCCAGATTTTCCCCAAAGCTATTTAAGCAGTCTTCTAAAAATTTACAATTGATTACTGCTTTATTTTTACAGAGATGTGTCAGAAGCTTAATTCCAGATGATGATTGTTAACTCTCTGAAGTTATTAATGGTAGTAATAAATTGAACTGTAATTTTACTTCATCTTTCTACCAAATTAATTTGCTTATCTGATAGATATTTAGCAAACAAATGTATTAGAAAATACGTGAGGAAATTTAGTGCTGAATAGCTATATAGTAGTTATGATGCTATCCTTAATGatggtttgtttctgtttttttagattGCTGCAAAAATTGGAGGTGATGCTGGTACATCACTGAATTCAAATGACTATGGTTATGGGGGACAAAAAAGGCCTTTGGAAGATGGAGGTAAGTTATagcaataaatgttttaaattgttttatacaGAGTTTAGATGAAgtggattttaatatttttaagtgttctttttttgaaatattaCTTTTATCATAAGGTTCCTAAAATTGTAAGGTTTATTTTGGCTtcaaggagagggagggaaaagagacCTAGACAAGGTAGGTAAAATTTGAGTTAACCAGCCAGTTTTGTCTTACTAGAAAACATCATTTTCCCTCTTTTAGGATTATGCCAGATTCACAGTTTGCACAGACAACTTGTTAAtatactgaagaaaacaaaaatataaaatgcttaggaGACATTTCACTGGTTCTTCTCATCATACATGAATTAATCTGAGATGCTGTTGTTTCATTATTTTGCTATTTCAGATACCACTTTAAAGGTTGAAGTTGCTATAGTTTGCTACTTTAGAGTGTTGCAAGTTATACcattttttgttacttttttgtttgttttagtaccttgttttgtgttttaggTTTAACTCAAAATGTGGCTTAAAACAGTAGATATACAGTgccttgtattttttaaaaaacaattgttGAAGCTTCTGAACTTAGAAGTCTGCAcgtattttttgttttagatttgatATATGAATTttgatacattttctttttgtcattttctttttactttttttaaaaggaggattCTGAATGAGCCTATAGAATGTATTTGTAGCTTTTGACCAGGAGTATTTGGTTTCCTTTTATTTGTCTTTCACATTAATAGTGAGGTATTAATATACAAGAAAAATGAGCTAATGATGCTTCAGATGTTGTATgtaatgtattctttttattttatgtgtagATGGCTCTTGGACAAGTCCGAGCAGTACAACACACTGGGAGGGAATGCCCTCTCCTTTTAAAGGCAGGAGTTTTTATTTATTACCTGTGTTCAGTATGTAAACGTGAAATAAACCAGTGGATTCTTAAATGAACACAAATATTCCTTGGATTATGTGTCTGAATTTTTGCTGCGCAACATTCTGATGTTTAATCATTAAGTTTGAAGGGGGGAGGAGAATGTAGTACTTTCAGCTATAGGTTGCCTACTCCAAGGTATGCattgtattcttctgtgtaaaggATGTAGATAAAGATGCAGTCATGTAGTTGTTTGAGTTTCTGCTGAAGTTTATGCTGTGAAATGTTTGGTTAGGAACAATAGAAGAGTTTAGATTGAGATTGCCTTGTAAtgtgattttttatttatttattttgcatagcTTTGTGGTCACTGTCAGATACACTCAACTTTTGATATGTCAAATTTTCACAGTTTgatagttttttttccttccagtcttcAGTTCCAACAGTGGGAAGCATCATTAGACTTTAGCGTGTGATATTTTGCTAGTAACGGACTAAATACTTTGTCATGTATCGTTCTAAAGTGCTTAACATACACTAAGGTCAGTGATTtgattcagtaaaaaaaattttttttaatgtctgtgcaTCTTTTAAACatgaagagaatgaaagaaatgCAGTTTTCTTTCAATTACTAAATGTTTGGGCTGAGTTTTGGTGGTTGGGTTCAAATGATAAGCCATACCCTCAGcttttcagtaaatgtttatattGGTATTCTTGCTTGGGCACGGGGGAGCTAAGTCTTATATTTGTGCttattggcaaaaaaaaattaaaagactctTAATTTTGCAGATCAGCCAGACGCTAAGAAAGTTGCTCCTCAAAATGACtgtaagtatttattttaaattgggtTAAAAGCTAAAGTAATTGTGGATTTTAATCAGGGCTTTGTTTTCCTATGTTTATTGGGTATCTTTGAAGTTAGTTGAAGGCCAAAACTTCTTTTTGAATgaatttctttgtaaaaatatttttcctatatTTATAATCTCTCACTTCAATTATGGCcatgtatatattaatatttgGTTGCtcaattattttacatatatattcagtttattttatACTTGCATTTCTTAATCTTTGCTTATGCCACTTGAAAAAAGACCATTTTTTAGTGTGCTATTGCTAATGTCTGCCTTTTCACTGACTTTACTGCTCACTGTCAGTTTTAAGTATTCTGCATAAAATTTTGCTGTCTTCAAGGTGTTATCAGGGAAAGATTTTAGAATTTCTTAATATGATTGTATTAAACATGtcaacttaaatttaaatttttcattttacttaattttttggtAGCTTTCGGAACACAGTTACCACCGATGCATCAGCAGCAAAGGTATAGTCAAATAACAGCTTTTCAAAGAGTACTTTGCAAGTTTTAGTTGAACTGTATGTGAAACATAACCAAGTTAGTGTATAGTGAATTTGCGGGGTGGGGGTCATGTGTGTGGTTCATTTCCTTTGATTTAAACTGATCATTCTCTATCacctattttctttttgaatgaaatatatttgtaatttgGAAGGATGTGTGGAATTAGAATTCCACATTTTAGAAGAACTAAGGTGAATTAAAGTTAACTGTTAAGATGAGATTTCCTGAACTCTACCCCAGCTTCTTTGTGTTTATGCCTTCAAACGTTCTATCATACCCTCCTTATTTGATATGTCACCTTAATTAAGATTCTGACTTTAACTACTCAAGccccatttttttatttttgagcgTGTGTCTAGAAACCTAATTTAAGCCATCAGATTTCCATTTTTATGTTTACCTTTTATGTGAACAACTTACCTTTTTTTGAAGGAAAATGtttgtttctgttatttcttAGCAGGTCTGTAATGACAGAAGAATACAAAGTTCCAGATGGAATGGTTGGATTTAGTAAGTAACCTAAGTTTTTAAAGCTTTGAAAACGTAATCAAagcatacttaaaaatctttcagcaaatattttcttttttcttactagtaattggcagaggaGGTGAACAGATCTCACGCATACAACAGGAATCTGGATGCAAAATACAGATAGCTCCTGGTAATGTTATTCTCTTGCTGTTTTCATAGTGACAAGAAAActagcatattttttaaattgctagtGAAAATGATACTATTAATCTTTTCTTgacctcagatttttttttgtttgtttttaattgtagacAGTGGTGGCCTTCCAGAAAGGTCTTGTATGTTAACTGGAACACCTGAATCTGTCCAGTAAGTATGAAAATCATGTGCCAGCCCTTCCTTCTTACTGAAGAATATTGTCCCTGTGATTGAACCAGCTTTCGCCTAGACTATTAATTTTCCCCTTTTCTAGGTAGTTTCTAACACCATACAGACATGCTTGAAAATTCCTTTATTTTAAcgaaaacaaatccctgaatctcacatttctatttctttgctccCTTTTGCCAAAAAAATCTCCTTAAGAGTGGTAGCTCTACTTGCTGTATCATCtgcctctgttttcattttgtcttgaactcacaccagtcaggctTTTAATTCCCACTGTTCCATGAAATTGCTCTTCTCAAGATCATGAATGGCCACCACATCATTCAGCCTTTTAGCTTTGTTTAACACAGTGGACCACTCGCTTAGAGATAGCCACCACCCTGGCACATCAAGCATGCTTCCCATGTGAGTCCCTTCAacttctcatttcttctctttggaACATTTTCCCCTCAGGTCATTGGTCTGTTTTGCATAAAATAACATCATTGCACAGGCACAGGCGCCCGCACGCGCAcgtgcgcgcgcacgcacacacatacacacacacaaacattttcTCTTGCTTTGATTTTCTTTGTAGCACTTAACAAATGACATGTTGTTTATTTACATGCTGTTTTTACTTAATGAAGTTAAGCCATGCCAGCAAAAACCCTGTTTGTGTACTTCAGTGCTGTAACCCTGCTACCTAGAATAGTACCTGACACACAGTTGACATTTCttgagtatttgttgaatgaacaaacaaatttTAACATGTGAATAACCAAAGTGGAGGTTTAAAAAGGAAATACCTCAtttaatttttggaagaattAGCTTAATTCTGAGATAACTTTAGAAGTAGGGTGTGTCTTCTTGGAAATTTCGGACTAttctcaaaaatattgaagattaTATACCTAGaaaatttattccatggttttgatCTTTGACACTGATGGTATCTTTTAATTAAAATCGTTGTAATTTAGTTTTCAGACACCTAAACCTGAATTAGGATGGGTGAAGTATCTGATTATATTATTTTGCATTGACTATTTGTTAACAGGTCAGCAAAACGGTTACTGGACCAGATTGTTGAAAAAGGAAGACCAGCCCCTGGCTTCCATCATGGTGATGGACCAGGAAATGCAGTTCAAGAAATCATGATTCCAGCTAGCAAGGCAGGATTAGTTATTGGAAAGGGGGGAGAGACTATTAAACAACTTCAGGTATTACTATGTTTGTAAAATGAttagtttttgtctgttttgaaaCCTGTTCCTTTCTGTTAATATATACAGTTTTGTTTGATTAATAGGAGCGGGCTGGAGTTAAAATGGTTATGATCCAAGATGGACCTCAGAACACTGGTGCTGACAAACCTCTTAGGATTACAGGAGACCCATACAAAGTTCAAGTAAATCTAAGTTTATATTTTACAAAGAAGGTTTTGGGGTGGATGGCAGAGTGGGCAAAAACATGCATGAATGATTATAGTGTTTTGAGACATGCCTTCTAAATTgggtaatttttttctacttcagcAAGCCAAGGAAATGGTGTTAGAGTTAATTCGTGATCAAGGTGGTTTCAGAGAAGTTCGAAATGAGTATGGGTCAAGAATAGGAGGAAATGAAGGGATAGATGTAAGTAAAAATACCATTAAGAAATGCTTAGATGCTTATTCATAAATAAATGTGTTTTCCCTGTTTTGTGTTATATAGCCTTCTCTAACTTTGTATCGTCTTTTCCTCCTCACTTTCCaccttagaatacagaatgtatatcATGTGTCTTGTCAACCTATTTAAGTATAGTGCTTTTATGATTTGAGGGAGATTAGTTTTTCAGGAAATGACTTTCCTAATACTGTCTTCTTTGCATAAGGTCCCCATTCCAAGATTTGCTGTTGGCATTGTAATaggaagaaatggagagatgattaaaaaaatacaaaatgatgcTGGTGTTCGAATTCAGTTTAAGCCAGGTAAGTCCacgtatttaatttttttaagtgttggcAGCAGTTACTTTTGACACGTTTAATGTTAAATTAatccaatttgttttctttgctttgaaGATGACGGAACAACACCTGATAGAATAGCACAAATAACAGGACCTCCAGACCGATGTCAGCATGCCGCAGAAATTATTACAGACCTTCTTCGAAGTGTTCAGGTTTGATAGAAtgttaatgttttcattgttttgttttctttaaaaaaaaaaccgttTTCCTTCATTAAAtctgaaaatatgtttttttaactAGAATGTTTGATGATATTTTATTAATAGGTAGAAAGTTTAAATTGCTTTGAGGTAGACATCTTGGAGCAGGAAAGCAGCTACATAAGTGCACTACCTTATTCACCACAGTATGAAAAGAATGAATGGTGGTTGTCACTTGCTGATTATTTGGGCTAAGGCATCTCCCAGTGTCTCTAAATTTCTGATTTTGGAAGATGAAATAGACATGTAATAATTTTATGGTGAAAAGAAGAATATATTTCTGACTTTGTCTTTCCTTCTTGTCCTTCTTCTCTTTAGGCTGGCAATCCTGGTGGACCTGGACCTGGTGGTCGAGGAAGAGGTAGAGGTCAAGGCAACTGGAACATGGGACCACCTGGTGGACTACAGGAATTTAATTTCATTGTCccaactgggaaaactggattaaTAATAGGAAAAGGCAATATATTTAAAACTCTTAATGTTTTAATGTGTGGTTAAAAATTAAACCTTTATCTAATTTTTCTGGATGctatttctgttgctgttgtaaatgagtagcaataatttttttccttggctGTGTTTTAGTTGAAAAGTGTTAACACTGATTCATGACAACTGAGACATAAATGAAGGACTGTATGTGTACTTAGAGAGTGGGATTTGAATTACACTGGCTTCTAGAAAAGGGGACCAATAGTTTAATTACTAGTGTTTCTTAACTTTTCTTCTGACCTAACAAGAGGTCTGagtattcttatttattttgctttttcctgacacatggttttaaatttttgagtttttaaataatTGTGTTAGTTTATGTTTGCATTGCTTATTAAAGCAATTTCTGTGAAGCAGGTATTTTGATGTTATCATTCATTTTAAGGTTAGGTACAGACATTAAGTTATAtcttaaaactaaaatatattttaagagaagCATGAAATGATTTATATAAATTGATCTAAACTGTGGAATAAATGGAAACTCCTTATAGAATATTGGCAAATGGGATACTGGTCAAAACTTTCTTCTTAATGGCCATAAGATGACCGGGTTTCCTTTGAATAGCTCCTCTTGTTGAATCGTTAGAGAAATTACTGTGTTTTGCTTTTAGGAGGTGAAACCATAAAAAGCATAAGCCAACAGTCGGGTGCAAGAATA
Coding sequences within:
- the FUBP1 gene encoding far upstream element-binding protein 1 isoform X13; the protein is MADYSTVPPPSSGSAGGGGGGGGGGGVNDAFKDALQRARQIAAKIGGDAGTSLNSNDYGYGGQKRPLEDGDGSWTSPSSTTHWEGMPSPFKDQPDAKKVAPQNDSFGTQLPPMHQQQRSVMTEEYKVPDGMVGFIIGRGGEQISRIQQESGCKIQIAPDSGGLPERSCMLTGTPESVQSAKRLLDQIVEKGRPAPGFHHGDGPGNAVQEIMIPASKAGLVIGKGGETIKQLQERAGVKMVMIQDGPQNTGADKPLRITGDPYKVQQAKEMVLELIRDQGGFREVRNEYGSRIGGNEGIDVPIPRFAVGIVIGRNGEMIKKIQNDAGVRIQFKPDDGTTPDRIAQITGPPDRCQHAAEIITDLLRSVQAGNPGGPGPGGRGRGRGQGNWNMGPPGGLQEFNFIVPTGKTGLIIGKGGETIKSISQQSGARIELQRNPPPNADPNMKLFTIRGTPQQIDYARQLIEEKIGGPVNPLGPPVPHGPHGVPGPHGPPGPPGPGTPMGPYNPAPYNPGPPGPAPHGPPAPYAPQGWGNAYPHWQQQAPPDPAKTGTDPNSAAWAAYYAHYYQQQAQPPPAAPAGAPTTTQTNGQGDQQNPAPAGQVDYTKAWEEYYKKMGQAVPAPTGAPPGGQPDYSAAWAEYYRQQAAYYAQTSPQGMPQHPPAPQCLPRPSTLGSAAKSNSAEDAASTKS
- the FUBP1 gene encoding far upstream element-binding protein 1 isoform X17, with protein sequence MADYSTVPPPSSGSAGGGGGGGGGGGVNDAFKDALQRARQIAAKIGGDAGTSLNSNDYGYGGQKRPLEDGDQPDAKKVAPQNDSFGTQLPPMHQQQRSVMTEEYKVPDGMVGFIIGRGGEQISRIQQESGCKIQIAPDSGGLPERSCMLTGTPESVQSAKRLLDQIVEKGRPAPGFHHGDGPGNAVQEIMIPASKAGLVIGKGGETIKQLQERAGVKMVMIQDGPQNTGADKPLRITGDPYKVQQAKEMVLELIRDQGGFREVRNEYGSRIGGNEGIDVPIPRFAVGIVIGRNGEMIKKIQNDAGVRIQFKPDDGTTPDRIAQITGPPDRCQHAAEIITDLLRSVQAGNPGGPGPGGRGRGRGQGNWNMGPPGGLQEFNFIVPTGKTGLIIGKGGETIKSISQQSGARIELQRNPPPNADPNMKLFTIRGTPQQIDYARQLIEEKIGGPVNPLGPPVPHGPHGVPGPHGPPGPPGPGTPMGPYNPAPYNPGPPGPAPHGPPAPYAPQGWGNAYPHWQQQAPPDPAKTGTDPNSAAWAAYYAHYYQQQAQPPPAAPAGAPTTTQTNGQGDQQNPAPAGQVDYTKAWEEYYKKMGQAVPAPTGAPPGGQPDYSAAWAEYYRQQAAYYAQTSPQGMPQHPPAPQCLPRPSTLGSAAKSNRNYPCKKKIGLKWLL
- the FUBP1 gene encoding far upstream element-binding protein 1 isoform X4; protein product: MADYSTVPPPSSGSAGGGGGGGGGGGVNDAFKDALQRARQIAAKIGGDAGTSLNSNDYGYGGQKRPLEDGDGSWTSPSSTTHWEGMPSPFKDQPDAKKVAPQNDSFGTQLPPMHQQQSRSVMTEEYKVPDGMVGFIIGRGGEQISRIQQESGCKIQIAPDSGGLPERSCMLTGTPESVQSAKRLLDQIVEKGRPAPGFHHGDGPGNAVQEIMIPASKAGLVIGKGGETIKQLQERAGVKMVMIQDGPQNTGADKPLRITGDPYKVQQAKEMVLELIRDQGGFREVRNEYGSRIGGNEGIDVPIPRFAVGIVIGRNGEMIKKIQNDAGVRIQFKPDDGTTPDRIAQITGPPDRCQHAAEIITDLLRSVQAGNPGGPGPGGRGRGRGQGNWNMGPPGGLQEFNFIVPTGKTGLIIGKGGETIKSISQQSGARIELQRNPPPNADPNMKLFTIRGTPQQIDYARQLIEEKIGGPVNPLGPPVPHGPHGVPGPHGPPGPPGPGTPMGPYNPAPYNPGPPGPAPHGPPAPYAPQGWGNAYPHWQQQAPPDPAKTGTDPNSAAWAAYYAHYYQQQAQPPPAAPAGAPTTTQTNGQGNYGDQQNPAPAGQVDYTKAWEEYYKKMGQQGQTQDYSKAWEEYYKKQGQAVPAPTGAPPGGQPDYSAAWAEYYRQQAAYYAQTSPQGMPQHPPAPQCLPRPSTLGSAAKSNSAEDAASTKS
- the FUBP1 gene encoding far upstream element-binding protein 1 isoform X15, giving the protein MADYSTVPPPSSGSAGGGGGGGGGGGVNDAFKDALQRARQIAAKIGGDAGTSLNSNDYGYGGQKRPLEDGDQPDAKKVAPQNDSFGTQLPPMHQQQRSVMTEEYKVPDGMVGFIIGRGGEQISRIQQESGCKIQIAPDSGGLPERSCMLTGTPESVQSAKRLLDQIVEKGRPAPGFHHGDGPGNAVQEIMIPASKAGLVIGKGGETIKQLQERAGVKMVMIQDGPQNTGADKPLRITGDPYKVQQAKEMVLELIRDQGGFREVRNEYGSRIGGNEGIDVPIPRFAVGIVIGRNGEMIKKIQNDAGVRIQFKPDDGTTPDRIAQITGPPDRCQHAAEIITDLLRSVQAGNPGGPGPGGRGRGRGQGNWNMGPPGGLQEFNFIVPTGKTGLIIGKGGETIKSISQQSGARIELQRNPPPNADPNMKLFTIRGTPQQIDYARQLIEEKIGGPVNPLGPPVPHGPHGVPGPHGPPGPPGPGTPMGPYNPAPYNPGPPGPAPHGPPAPYAPQGWGNAYPHWQQQAPPDPAKTGTDPNSAAWAAYYAHYYQQQAQPPPAAPAGAPTTTQTNGQGNYGDQQNPAPAGQVDYTKAWEEYYKKMGQAVPAPTGAPPGGQPDYSAAWAEYYRQQAAYYAQTSPQGMPQHPPAPQCLPRPSTLGSAAKSNRNYPCKKKIGLKWLL
- the FUBP1 gene encoding far upstream element-binding protein 1 isoform X18 — protein: MADYSTVPPPSSGSAGGGGGGGGGGGVNDAFKDALQRARQIAAKIGGDAGTSLNSNDYGYGGQKRPLEDGDQPDAKKVAPQNDSFGTQLPPMHQQQRSVMTEEYKVPDGMVGFIIGRGGEQISRIQQESGCKIQIAPDSGGLPERSCMLTGTPESVQSAKRLLDQIVEKGRPAPGFHHGDGPGNAVQEIMIPASKAGLVIGKGGETIKQLQERAGVKMVMIQDGPQNTGADKPLRITGDPYKVQQAKEMVLELIRDQGGFREVRNEYGSRIGGNEGIDVPIPRFAVGIVIGRNGEMIKKIQNDAGVRIQFKPDDGTTPDRIAQITGPPDRCQHAAEIITDLLRSVQAGNPGGPGPGGRGRGRGQGNWNMGPPGGLQEFNFIVPTGKTGLIIGKGGETIKSISQQSGARIELQRNPPPNADPNMKLFTIRGTPQQIDYARQLIEEKIGGPVNPLGPPVPHGPHGVPGPHGPPGPPGPGTPMGPYNPAPYNPGPPGPAPHGPPAPYAPQGWGNAYPHWQQQAPPDPAKTGTDPNSAAWAAYYAHYYQQQAQPPPAAPAGAPTTTQTNGQGDQQNPAPAGQVDYTKAWEEYYKKMGQAVPAPTGAPPGGQPDYSAAWAEYYRQQAAYYAQTSPQGMPQHPPAPQCLPRPSTLGSAAKSNSAEDAASTKS
- the FUBP1 gene encoding far upstream element-binding protein 1 isoform X9, translated to MADYSTVPPPSSGSAGGGGGGGGGGGVNDAFKDALQRARQIAAKIGGDAGTSLNSNDYGYGGQKRPLEDGDQPDAKKVAPQNDSFGTQLPPMHQQQRSVMTEEYKVPDGMVGFIIGRGGEQISRIQQESGCKIQIAPDSGGLPERSCMLTGTPESVQSAKRLLDQIVEKGRPAPGFHHGDGPGNAVQEIMIPASKAGLVIGKGGETIKQLQERAGVKMVMIQDGPQNTGADKPLRITGDPYKVQQAKEMVLELIRDQGGFREVRNEYGSRIGGNEGIDVPIPRFAVGIVIGRNGEMIKKIQNDAGVRIQFKPDDGTTPDRIAQITGPPDRCQHAAEIITDLLRSVQAGNPGGPGPGGRGRGRGQGNWNMGPPGGLQEFNFIVPTGKTGLIIGKGGETIKSISQQSGARIELQRNPPPNADPNMKLFTIRGTPQQIDYARQLIEEKIGGPVNPLGPPVPHGPHGVPGPHGPPGPPGPGTPMGPYNPAPYNPGPPGPAPHGPPAPYAPQGWGNAYPHWQQQAPPDPAKTGTDPNSAAWAAYYAHYYQQQAQPPPAAPAGAPTTTQTNGQGNYGDQQNPAPAGQVDYTKAWEEYYKKMGQQGQTQDYSKAWEEYYKKQGQAVPAPTGAPPGGQPDYSAAWAEYYRQQAAYYAQTSPQGMPQHPPAPQCLPRPSTLGSAAKSNRNYPCKKKIGLKWLL
- the FUBP1 gene encoding far upstream element-binding protein 1 isoform X22 gives rise to the protein MADYSTVPPPSSGSAGGGGGGGGGGGVNDAFKDALQRARQIAAKIGGDAGTSLNSNDYGYGGQKRPLEDGDQPDAKKVAPQNDSFGTQLPPMHQQQRSVMTEEYKVPDGMVGFIIGRGGEQISRIQQESGCKIQIAPDSGGLPERSCMLTGTPESVQSAKRLLDQIVEKGRPAPGFHHGDGPGNAVQEIMIPASKAGLVIGKGGETIKQLQERAGVKMVMIQDGPQNTGADKPLRITGDPYKVQQAKEMVLELIRDQGGFREVRNEYGSRIGGNEGIDVPIPRFAVGIVIGRNGEMIKKIQNDAGVRIQFKPDDGTTPDRIAQITGPPDRCQHAAEIITDLLRSVQAGNPGGPGPGGRGRGRGQGNWNMGPPGGLQEFNFIVPTGKTGLIIGKGGETIKSISQQSGARIELQRNPPPNADPNMKLFTIRGTPQQIDYARQLIEEKIGGPVNPLGPPVPHGPHGVPGPHGPPGPPGPGTPMGPYNPAPYNPGPPGPAPHGPPAPYAPQGWGNAYPHWQQQAPPDPAKTGTDPNSAAWAAYYAHYYQQQAQPPPAAPAGAPTTTQTNGQGDQQNPAPAGQVDYTKAWEEYYKKMGQAVPAPTGAPPGGQPDYSAAWAEYYRQQAAYYAQTSPQGMPQHPPAPQGQ
- the FUBP1 gene encoding far upstream element-binding protein 1 isoform X2, with the protein product MADYSTVPPPSSGSAGGGGGGGGGGGVNDAFKDALQRARQIAAKIGGDAGTSLNSNDYGYGGQKRPLEDGDGSWTSPSSTTHWEGMPSPFKDQPDAKKVAPQNDSFGTQLPPMHQQQRSVMTEEYKVPDGMVGFIIGRGGEQISRIQQESGCKIQIAPDSGGLPERSCMLTGTPESVQSAKRLLDQIVEKGRPAPGFHHGDGPGNAVQEIMIPASKAGLVIGKGGETIKQLQERAGVKMVMIQDGPQNTGADKPLRITGDPYKVQQAKEMVLELIRDQGGFREVRNEYGSRIGGNEGIDVPIPRFAVGIVIGRNGEMIKKIQNDAGVRIQFKPDDGTTPDRIAQITGPPDRCQHAAEIITDLLRSVQAGNPGGPGPGGRGRGRGQGNWNMGPPGGLQEFNFIVPTGKTGLIIGKGGETIKSISQQSGARIELQRNPPPNADPNMKLFTIRGTPQQIDYARQLIEEKIGGPVNPLGPPVPHGPHGVPGPHGPPGPPGPGTPMGPYNPAPYNPGPPGPAPHGPPAPYAPQGWGNAYPHWQQQAPPDPAKTGTDPNSAAWAAYYAHYYQQQAQPPPAAPAGAPTTTQTNGQGNYGDQQNPAPAGQVDYTKAWEEYYKKMGQQGQTQDYSKAWEEYYKKQGQAVPAPTGAPPGGQPDYSAAWAEYYRQQAAYYAQTSPQGMPQHPPAPQCLPRPSTLGSAAKSNRNYPCKKKIGLKWLL